The following coding sequences lie in one Mycobacterium sp. Z3061 genomic window:
- the rpsO gene encoding 30S ribosomal protein S15: MALTAEQKKEILKSYGLHETDTGSPEAQIAMLTKRIADLTEHLKVHKHDHHSRRGLLLLVGRRKRLVKYLTQVDVERYRSLIERLGLRR, encoded by the coding sequence GTGGCGCTTACTGCCGAGCAGAAAAAAGAGATTCTGAAGTCCTACGGTCTGCACGAGACCGACACCGGGTCGCCGGAGGCGCAGATCGCGATGCTGACCAAGCGCATCGCCGACCTCACCGAGCACCTGAAGGTCCACAAGCACGACCACCACTCCCGCCGCGGCCTGCTGCTGCTGGTCGGACGCCGCAAGCGGCTGGTCAAGTACCTGACCCAGGTCGACGTGGAGCGTTACCGTTCGCTGATCGAGCGGCTGGGTCTGCGCCGCTGA